From Arcticibacter tournemirensis, one genomic window encodes:
- a CDS encoding IS1182 family transposase encodes MKTRSNVHFKALTSQQVVLFPSNIGDRIPSDHPVRIVNQVVESLNIDDILSGYKGGGTSSFHPRMLIKVLFYSYFCNIYSCRKMAQALQENIHFMWLSGNSTPDFRTINDFRGKRLKDKIQHLFAELVRLMADLGYVSLDIQYVDGTKLESASNRYTFVWKGSTEKNKAKLEEKITGVLGDIDRSIKHDKAELASPEKPGVPVSSTELKNRIDELNGRLAELNKQQKKEVKKLEKDALPRLEKYEAQLETLGTRNSYSKTDQDATFMRMKEDHMKNGQLKPAYNTQISTENQFITNFSIHQRAGDTATLTLHLEQFKAHYNKQSKKVVADSGYGSEQNYQWMEDNDIEAFIKYNYFHKEQKRSFKKNIYHASNLPYDVQGDYFICPAGKRMIKMEESERISELGYKSKVSCYKTESCQGCPLRKMCYKGDEDRKIEVNHALRAFKEKVKQKLLSEEGVRLRKNRAIEPEAVFGQLKSNNRFNRFRLRTLPKVNIEFGLAAIAHNLRKMAAKAA; translated from the coding sequence ATGAAAACAAGATCAAATGTACATTTTAAGGCGTTAACCTCGCAGCAGGTTGTGCTTTTTCCCTCGAACATAGGGGATCGGATTCCATCAGATCATCCTGTCCGTATTGTTAACCAAGTTGTTGAATCACTTAATATCGATGATATTCTTTCAGGATATAAAGGCGGCGGTACCAGCAGCTTTCATCCCAGAATGCTAATTAAAGTACTTTTCTACAGTTACTTCTGTAATATTTATTCTTGTCGAAAGATGGCTCAGGCCCTGCAGGAAAATATCCACTTCATGTGGCTATCAGGCAACAGTACCCCTGATTTCCGCACTATTAACGATTTTCGTGGTAAGCGGTTAAAGGATAAGATCCAGCATCTGTTTGCAGAACTGGTCCGTTTGATGGCTGATCTTGGCTATGTCAGTCTTGATATCCAGTATGTGGACGGCACCAAGCTGGAATCGGCTTCGAACCGGTATACCTTTGTATGGAAAGGCTCTACAGAGAAGAATAAAGCAAAGCTGGAAGAAAAAATAACCGGAGTACTTGGGGATATAGATAGGTCTATAAAGCATGATAAAGCGGAACTGGCCTCACCGGAAAAGCCAGGCGTTCCTGTAAGTTCAACGGAACTTAAGAACAGGATAGATGAACTGAACGGTCGTTTGGCAGAGCTGAACAAGCAACAAAAAAAAGAGGTTAAGAAGCTTGAAAAAGATGCACTTCCCCGACTTGAGAAATATGAAGCGCAACTGGAAACTTTAGGCACACGCAACAGCTACAGCAAGACCGATCAGGATGCTACTTTCATGCGGATGAAGGAAGACCATATGAAAAACGGCCAGCTTAAACCGGCTTATAATACCCAGATTAGTACCGAGAATCAGTTTATTACCAACTTTTCCATTCACCAGCGTGCCGGAGATACTGCCACTTTGACCCTCCACCTGGAGCAGTTCAAAGCACATTACAATAAACAATCAAAGAAAGTAGTGGCAGACTCAGGGTATGGAAGCGAGCAGAACTACCAGTGGATGGAGGATAATGATATTGAGGCTTTTATCAAGTACAATTACTTTCATAAAGAACAAAAACGCAGCTTTAAAAAGAATATATATCATGCCTCAAACCTGCCCTACGATGTGCAAGGGGATTACTTTATATGTCCGGCAGGCAAACGTATGATCAAAATGGAGGAATCTGAGCGCATCTCAGAGCTGGGGTATAAATCTAAGGTGAGCTGTTACAAAACAGAGAGCTGCCAGGGCTGTCCGCTCAGGAAAATGTGTTATAAAGGCGATGAAGACCGTAAAATTGAGGTCAACCATGCCTTAAGGGCCTTTAAGGAGAAAGTGAAGCAAAAGCTGTTAAGTGAAGAAGGTGTTAGGCTCAGAAAGAACAGAGCGATAGAACCAGAAGCTGTATTTGGTCAACTAAAAAGCAATAACAGGTTCAATCGATTCAGACTACGTACACTCCCTAAAGTAAATATCGAGTTCGGACTGGCCGCCATAGCACATAACTTAAGGAAAATGGCAGCAAAAGCTGCTTAA
- a CDS encoding YbjQ family protein — protein MNRIITTTTDTLEGWEINEYFPPVSSNVVVGTNIFSDITASLTDFFGGRSGTYEKKLQQLYSQAISAIESKAKAVSANAIVRLKVDIDEVSGKNSQMFMITAYGTTIKVARLKPNVPES, from the coding sequence ATGAACAGAATCATCACCACCACTACCGACACCCTCGAAGGCTGGGAGATCAATGAGTATTTTCCTCCGGTTTCCTCTAATGTGGTTGTCGGGACAAACATTTTTAGCGATATCACCGCTTCCCTTACCGATTTCTTTGGAGGGCGCTCAGGCACCTACGAAAAGAAACTGCAGCAGCTGTATAGTCAGGCCATTTCGGCAATAGAAAGTAAGGCGAAAGCTGTGTCTGCCAATGCCATTGTAAGGCTAAAGGTCGATATCGATGAGGTAAGCGGTAAGAACAGCCAGATGTTTATGATCACTGCTTACGGAACAACGATTAAAGTCGCCCGGCTGAAACCCAATGTTCCCGAGTCGTAA
- a CDS encoding Rpn family recombination-promoting nuclease/putative transposase gives MGRYFDPLTDWSFKRLFGGEPGKEILIEFLNDLFAGEKVITDLVYGPGEHNGPASDKKKVVFDLFCTGNKGEKFIVEMQRGRQDFFRERSIFYTSRVISDQLPAGMEHFSYDIPEVYLIAILEFRMDKEPSEQYFHNICLMDRDSKEIFYKKLGYKFIELPNFTKEAEDLETDVEKWTYLLKNMSRLDQIPVYLNKRIFQRIFQIAEISNLTPEEQTMYEASLKDKWDYENVLATAMRESKLEGKLEGKLEGKLEGRLEGELKAKLETAREMKAAGLSISQIAQFTKLSIEEINKL, from the coding sequence ATGGGCAGATATTTTGACCCACTGACGGACTGGTCATTCAAACGGCTGTTCGGAGGCGAGCCTGGCAAGGAGATCCTGATCGAATTTTTAAACGACCTGTTTGCCGGCGAAAAGGTGATCACCGATCTGGTATACGGTCCCGGCGAACATAACGGGCCAGCTAGCGATAAAAAGAAAGTAGTTTTCGACCTTTTTTGTACCGGGAATAAGGGTGAAAAATTCATTGTGGAGATGCAGCGCGGTCGGCAGGATTTTTTCCGGGAGCGGTCAATCTTCTATACATCCCGGGTAATCAGCGACCAACTACCGGCAGGAATGGAGCATTTCAGCTATGACATTCCCGAAGTATACCTCATCGCCATCCTGGAGTTCCGGATGGATAAGGAACCCTCAGAACAATATTTCCATAATATCTGTTTAATGGACAGAGACAGCAAAGAAATATTTTACAAAAAGCTGGGGTATAAGTTTATAGAATTGCCTAATTTTACAAAAGAGGCAGAAGATCTGGAAACAGATGTCGAAAAATGGACGTACCTGTTAAAGAATATGAGCCGTTTAGATCAGATCCCGGTCTATCTGAACAAGCGGATATTTCAGCGGATCTTCCAGATAGCAGAAATAAGTAATTTAACACCGGAGGAACAAACGATGTACGAAGCAAGTTTAAAAGATAAGTGGGATTACGAAAACGTTCTTGCCACTGCAATGAGAGAGAGTAAGCTAGAAGGTAAGCTAGAAGGTAAACTTGAAGGCAAACTTGAAGGCAGACTAGAAGGTGAGCTTAAAGCGAAACTCGAAACTGCCCGCGAAATGAAAGCTGCAGGACTGTCGATATCGCAGATCGCACAGTTCACCAAGCTTTCAATTGAGGAGATCAATAAGCTATAG
- a CDS encoding peroxiredoxin family protein, whose translation MKKIPFLLLLFPALSSYSVAYAQQTEGKQNQLSGKVHIRIDVSHMQDTSGKFMLMIGGSVFYPYIQGNMLLVDKDLEEPRRSFLAFFPKKKMKENPGKPLNEIAAEVSDYFNFLAVPGTNKIIVQESVAGSEIAGGTWAQKDYFALLKLKNNFEVRIKEEYAPLLSEIKNEKKPSVKDSLLSLFYSYARRGFPKYYRDTILGFVRDNPDSPASLVELEEYSHEENKDLKLFSFLYNNLSDRMKALPTAKRIYATVDAETFAADSLLGKMAPNFSQNNPAGKTVSLSDFKGYVTLLEFWASWCGPCRASNPALVKIFNKYSNKGFKILGVSLDDKRDHWLKAIKDDHLTWEHTSDLKFFNNSVAVLYHINSIPSNYLIDSSGKIVACNLDEKRLTEQLEKLLN comes from the coding sequence ATGAAAAAAATACCATTCCTGCTGTTACTTTTCCCGGCATTATCCAGTTACAGCGTCGCTTACGCCCAGCAAACCGAAGGCAAACAGAATCAATTGTCAGGGAAGGTACATATAAGGATTGATGTTTCTCATATGCAGGATACATCCGGAAAATTTATGCTTATGATTGGAGGATCGGTGTTCTATCCATATATCCAAGGCAATATGCTTCTTGTTGACAAAGATCTGGAAGAGCCTAGAAGAAGCTTTTTAGCCTTTTTTCCCAAAAAGAAAATGAAGGAAAATCCGGGTAAGCCGCTTAATGAAATTGCCGCTGAGGTTTCAGACTATTTCAATTTTTTGGCTGTTCCAGGTACAAACAAAATTATTGTACAGGAGTCGGTGGCAGGCAGTGAGATTGCCGGGGGAACATGGGCACAAAAAGACTACTTCGCGTTGCTTAAGCTGAAAAACAATTTTGAAGTTCGGATAAAAGAAGAGTATGCGCCGTTGCTTAGCGAAATAAAGAACGAAAAGAAACCTTCCGTTAAAGATTCGCTCCTGTCGCTCTTTTATAGCTATGCCCGAAGAGGATTTCCTAAATATTACCGCGATACGATTCTTGGCTTTGTGAGGGACAACCCAGATTCGCCGGCCTCGCTCGTTGAACTGGAAGAATATTCGCATGAAGAAAACAAAGATCTAAAGCTATTCTCTTTTTTGTACAATAACCTCTCAGATAGGATGAAGGCACTGCCAACCGCAAAACGCATTTATGCCACGGTCGATGCCGAAACCTTTGCAGCCGATTCTCTTCTGGGCAAAATGGCACCGAACTTTAGTCAGAACAATCCAGCGGGCAAAACCGTTTCCCTAAGCGATTTTAAAGGCTATGTAACCCTGCTGGAATTCTGGGCAAGCTGGTGCGGCCCCTGCCGGGCATCCAACCCGGCTCTGGTGAAAATTTTTAATAAGTATAGCAATAAGGGTTTCAAAATCCTGGGAGTGTCTCTCGATGACAAGCGAGACCATTGGTTAAAGGCCATAAAAGACGACCATCTTACCTGGGAACATACGTCCGACCTTAAATTTTTTAATAATTCTGTTGCCGTTTTATATCACATTAACAGTATCCCATCAAATTATCTAATTGATAGTTCCGGTAAGATTGTAGCCTGTAATCTCGATGAAAAGCGCCTCACAGAACAATTGGAAAAACTGCTGAATTGA